Proteins found in one Subtercola endophyticus genomic segment:
- a CDS encoding leucyl aminopeptidase — MSIPDISITSLAASELDTDVLVLGATRVDDRGRLLVPPGFDAEVEAAIENMFEAFGFGAKKDELVRLPAPAGIRSPVVVVIGFGTGDPNSESLRFAAGTAGRRVRGLPKMGIAFPATDANEVRAILEGAAMGSYSYTTYRVKSLDAKLLGAQTIALSTTLAGDSAASSDVHAAVSAASATARAVALTRDLVNEPALDLYPSSFVDKVVSAADGVPVSLKVWNVDELAEGGFGGILGVGQGSTRGPRLVRVSYEPSGAAKHLALVGKGITFDSGGLSLKPPASMIGMKNDMTGAATVLATVLAAASLGLNVRVTAWLCLAENMPSGAAIRPGDVLSIYGGRTVEVLNTDAEGRLVLADGLVIASEEHPDAIIDVATLTGAQVTALGNRYVGTMGDSELVASVLASARAVGETLWHMPLPAELRPLLNSDIADLQNMKPGNTAGGMLIAAIFLREFVGDKADGSGPIPWAHLDIAGPAVNGGEGYGYTPKGPTGVTVRTLLDVAEKLAAAQA; from the coding sequence ATGAGCATCCCCGATATTTCCATCACGTCACTCGCCGCGTCAGAACTCGACACAGATGTACTCGTTCTGGGGGCGACGCGAGTGGATGACCGGGGCCGGCTTCTCGTTCCGCCGGGTTTCGACGCCGAGGTCGAGGCCGCCATAGAGAACATGTTCGAAGCGTTCGGATTCGGCGCCAAGAAAGACGAACTGGTTCGGCTGCCGGCTCCCGCGGGCATCCGTTCGCCCGTCGTCGTGGTGATCGGCTTCGGCACCGGTGACCCCAACTCGGAGTCGCTGCGCTTCGCCGCAGGCACCGCCGGGCGCCGGGTGCGAGGCCTGCCGAAGATGGGCATCGCCTTTCCCGCCACCGATGCGAACGAGGTGCGCGCGATTCTCGAGGGCGCTGCCATGGGCTCGTACAGCTATACGACCTATCGGGTGAAGTCGCTCGACGCGAAGCTGCTTGGCGCCCAGACGATCGCGCTGTCGACGACGCTGGCCGGCGACTCTGCGGCGAGTTCTGACGTGCACGCGGCCGTTTCGGCGGCCAGCGCAACGGCCCGCGCCGTGGCGCTCACGCGCGACCTGGTGAACGAGCCGGCACTCGATCTGTACCCGAGTTCGTTCGTCGACAAGGTGGTGTCGGCGGCAGACGGTGTTCCGGTGTCGCTCAAGGTCTGGAACGTCGACGAACTGGCCGAGGGCGGCTTCGGCGGCATTCTCGGCGTCGGTCAGGGCTCGACTCGTGGCCCGCGACTGGTTCGTGTGTCGTACGAGCCGAGCGGAGCCGCCAAGCACCTCGCCCTGGTCGGCAAGGGCATCACGTTCGACTCCGGCGGACTCTCGCTGAAGCCGCCCGCCTCGATGATCGGCATGAAGAACGACATGACAGGCGCCGCCACGGTTCTGGCGACGGTGCTGGCCGCGGCGTCTCTCGGCCTGAACGTTCGCGTGACGGCGTGGTTGTGCCTCGCCGAGAACATGCCGTCGGGTGCCGCGATCCGGCCCGGCGACGTGCTCAGCATCTACGGCGGTCGCACGGTCGAGGTGCTCAACACCGACGCCGAAGGGCGGCTCGTGCTGGCCGACGGTCTCGTGATCGCCAGCGAAGAGCATCCGGATGCCATCATCGACGTCGCCACCCTGACCGGAGCCCAGGTGACGGCGCTCGGCAACCGTTACGTCGGCACGATGGGCGACTCAGAACTCGTCGCCTCGGTGCTTGCGTCGGCGCGTGCCGTCGGCGAGACGCTCTGGCACATGCCCCTGCCGGCAGAACTGCGGCCGCTGCTGAACTCCGATATCGCCGACCTGCAGAACATGAAACCCGGAAACACGGCCGGCGGCATGCTCATCGCTGCGATCTTTCTGCGGGAGTTCGTGGGAGACAAGGCCGACGGATCCGGGCCGATCCCCTGGGCGCACCTCGACATCGCCGGGCCTGCCGTCAACGGCGGCGAAGGCTACGGCTACACCCCGAAGGGCCCGACCGGAGTCACCGTTCGCACGTTGCTCGATGTCGCCGAGAAGCTGGCGGCCGCACAGGCGTAG
- a CDS encoding proteasome assembly chaperone family protein, producing the protein MKDPAELYELADEVDQIPDGLPLVAALTGFTDAGSAVSQFGEYVLDTLNNRVVAEFDADILLDYRARRPIIYFDQDHLTDYQPQTLRLYLVNDELGQQFLLLHGFEPDFRWEQFTAAVLQLVDRFQVKTTTWVHAIPMPVPHTRTVGVTVSGNRTELTDAMSVWRPHTQVPSNALHLVEYRLQQLGHPVAGFVLLIPHYLADTEYPSAAVAALECISAATGLIFPTDKLREEGREFLTKIDQQVGSNSELEKLVGTLEERHDSYMQNAGLRSPLTDEDGELPSADEIAAELENFLAIKRRGDDSGPGFGGL; encoded by the coding sequence ATGAAGGATCCGGCAGAGCTGTACGAATTGGCCGACGAAGTCGACCAGATTCCCGATGGTCTGCCGCTCGTGGCCGCACTGACGGGGTTCACCGACGCGGGCTCGGCTGTGAGCCAGTTCGGCGAATACGTTCTCGACACCCTGAACAATCGGGTCGTCGCCGAGTTCGACGCCGACATTCTGCTCGACTACCGGGCGCGCCGACCGATCATCTACTTCGATCAAGACCACCTCACCGACTACCAGCCGCAGACCCTGCGGCTGTACCTGGTCAACGATGAACTCGGCCAGCAGTTCTTGCTCTTGCACGGTTTTGAGCCCGACTTCCGCTGGGAACAGTTCACTGCGGCAGTGCTGCAGCTGGTCGACCGGTTCCAGGTGAAGACCACGACGTGGGTGCACGCGATTCCGATGCCCGTTCCGCACACCCGCACGGTGGGCGTCACGGTGAGCGGTAACCGCACCGAGCTGACCGACGCGATGTCGGTGTGGCGGCCGCACACGCAGGTGCCCTCGAATGCGCTGCACCTCGTGGAGTACCGCCTGCAGCAGCTCGGGCATCCGGTCGCCGGGTTCGTGCTGCTCATTCCGCATTACCTCGCCGACACCGAGTATCCCTCTGCCGCCGTCGCTGCGCTGGAGTGCATCAGTGCGGCGACCGGACTCATCTTTCCCACCGACAAGCTGCGCGAAGAGGGTCGTGAGTTCTTGACGAAGATCGACCAGCAGGTGGGTTCGAACTCCGAACTCGAAAAGCTCGTCGGAACGCTCGAAGAGCGGCACGATTCGTACATGCAGAACGCGGGCCTGCGCTCGCCCCTGACCGACGAAGACGGCGAGTTGCCGTCGGCCGACGAGATCGCGGCCGAGCTCGAGAATTTTCTCGCCATCAAGCGTCGCGGTGACGACTCGGGGCCGGGGTTCGGGGGGCTCTAG
- a CDS encoding MFS transporter produces the protein MNSRRSWLIFGIAALAYVAAVLQRSTLGVAGVSAADRFQTSAAILSSLAVVQLIVYAALQIPNGVLIDKLGPRWLVIVGTGVMVAGQLILAFSPTIGMAIFGRILVGAGDSAIFISVIRLVNSWFSGRIVPQLSQWMGNIGALGQILSAIPFAYVLHTAGWSTAFTSAASVAFLAFVLSIIALRDRPASVIAAPAPTFRTVLGRLGPTLKRPGTRLGFWSHFVTQSSGTVFSLFWGFPFMVSALGFSTGLASGLLVVMVITGLIAGPLLGVLTARFPTRRSNLVLAIVAMLAIVWTVVLLWPGTPPLWMIVVLVVALGIGGPGSLIGFDFARTFNPPHTLGSANGVVNVGGFTASFIMMFVIGVLLDAQHNLGWSANLYDLGAFRLAFCIQYVVIGTGVVFLLRARRRARQQLEEDEGISVAPLWVALSAAWQRRRS, from the coding sequence GTGAACTCGCGGCGCTCCTGGCTCATCTTCGGCATCGCCGCGCTCGCCTACGTGGCCGCCGTTCTGCAACGCTCGACGCTCGGCGTCGCGGGAGTCTCGGCGGCCGATCGGTTTCAAACGTCAGCGGCGATCCTCTCGAGCCTGGCCGTCGTTCAGCTGATCGTGTACGCCGCGCTGCAGATTCCCAATGGCGTGCTGATCGACAAGCTCGGGCCGCGCTGGCTGGTGATCGTCGGTACCGGCGTGATGGTGGCCGGCCAGCTGATTCTGGCCTTCTCACCGACCATCGGGATGGCGATCTTCGGGCGAATTCTCGTCGGGGCGGGGGACTCCGCGATCTTCATCTCGGTCATCCGCCTGGTGAATTCGTGGTTCTCGGGGCGCATCGTGCCGCAGTTGTCGCAGTGGATGGGCAATATCGGCGCGCTCGGGCAGATTCTCTCCGCCATTCCGTTCGCTTATGTGCTGCACACGGCCGGGTGGTCTACGGCGTTCACCTCGGCCGCGAGTGTGGCCTTTCTCGCGTTCGTGCTGAGCATCATCGCCCTGCGCGACCGTCCGGCGTCTGTGATCGCAGCGCCCGCGCCCACGTTTCGCACGGTTCTCGGCCGGCTGGGGCCGACACTGAAACGCCCGGGCACTCGGCTGGGCTTCTGGTCGCATTTCGTGACGCAGTCGTCGGGCACGGTGTTCAGCCTGTTCTGGGGTTTTCCGTTCATGGTCTCGGCGCTCGGATTCTCGACCGGGCTCGCCTCGGGCCTGCTGGTGGTGATGGTCATCACGGGACTCATCGCGGGGCCGCTGCTCGGGGTACTCACCGCTCGCTTTCCCACCCGGCGATCGAACCTCGTGCTGGCCATCGTCGCGATGCTCGCCATCGTCTGGACCGTGGTTCTGCTCTGGCCCGGCACGCCGCCGCTGTGGATGATCGTGGTGCTCGTTGTGGCGCTCGGCATCGGCGGCCCGGGCTCCCTCATCGGGTTCGACTTCGCTCGCACCTTCAACCCGCCGCACACCCTCGGTTCGGCGAACGGCGTCGTCAACGTCGGCGGCTTCACCGCGAGCTTCATCATGATGTTCGTCATCGGCGTGCTGCTGGATGCTCAGCACAACCTGGGCTGGAGCGCGAACCTCTATGACCTGGGAGCCTTCCGGCTCGCGTTCTGCATTCAGTACGTGGTCATCGGCACCGGAGTCGTCTTCTTACTACGGGCTCGCCGCCGAGCCCGGCAACAACTAGAAGAAGACGAGGGAATATCGGTAGCCCCCTTATGGGTTGCACTCAGTGCGGCATGGCAACGAAGAAGGTCTTGA
- a CDS encoding RNA polymerase sigma factor — MATTKAPTAKTPTKAPAAKASATKKTAAAGKGPATKTAAKGKATASKASAELDGDDEEAVDLEDVVDDDTEGEDVLVVVAVPDDADSTEAVATDDDTDSDDDSKKSAVAEDLPTGALVLSLVDDDDDVPVYSSAITGATADPVKDYLKQIGKVALLNAAEEVELAMRIEAGLFAEDKLANTEGMTPQLKRELQWVAKDGQRAKSHLLGANLRLVVSLAKRYTGRGMQFLDLIQEGNLGLIRAVEKFDYTKGFKFSTYATWWIRQAITRAMADQARTIRIPVHMVEVINKLARVQRQMLQDLGREPTPEELSRELDMTPEKVVEVQKYGREPISLHTPLGEDGDSEFGDLIEDTEAVVPADAVGFTMLQKQLESLLDSLSEREAGVIRMRFGLGDGMPKTLDQIGDTFGVTRERIRQIESKTMAKLRHPSRSQSLRDYLE, encoded by the coding sequence ATGGCCACCACAAAGGCTCCAACAGCCAAGACCCCCACCAAGGCGCCCGCCGCGAAGGCGAGCGCAACCAAGAAGACCGCAGCGGCCGGCAAGGGCCCTGCCACCAAGACGGCCGCCAAGGGCAAAGCCACCGCGAGCAAGGCCAGCGCCGAGCTCGACGGTGACGATGAAGAGGCCGTCGACCTCGAAGACGTCGTCGACGACGACACTGAGGGCGAAGACGTGCTCGTCGTCGTCGCCGTGCCCGACGATGCCGACAGTACTGAGGCAGTCGCAACCGACGACGACACCGACTCCGACGACGACTCGAAGAAGAGTGCTGTCGCCGAAGACCTGCCGACCGGTGCGCTCGTGTTGTCGCTCGTCGACGACGATGACGACGTTCCCGTCTATTCGAGCGCCATCACCGGTGCGACCGCCGACCCTGTCAAGGACTACCTGAAGCAGATCGGTAAGGTCGCCCTGCTGAACGCGGCCGAAGAGGTCGAGCTCGCCATGCGCATCGAGGCGGGCCTGTTCGCCGAAGACAAGCTGGCGAACACCGAAGGCATGACGCCCCAGCTGAAGCGTGAGCTGCAGTGGGTGGCCAAAGACGGTCAGCGTGCGAAGAGCCACCTGCTCGGTGCGAACCTGCGCCTCGTGGTGTCGCTCGCCAAGCGCTACACCGGCCGCGGCATGCAGTTTCTCGACCTCATCCAAGAGGGCAACCTGGGCCTCATCCGTGCCGTCGAGAAGTTCGACTACACCAAGGGCTTCAAGTTCTCGACCTATGCCACCTGGTGGATTCGCCAGGCGATCACGCGTGCCATGGCCGACCAGGCCCGCACCATCCGTATTCCGGTGCACATGGTCGAGGTCATCAACAAGCTCGCCCGGGTTCAGCGGCAGATGCTGCAAGACCTCGGTCGTGAGCCCACGCCAGAAGAACTCTCCCGCGAGCTCGACATGACGCCTGAAAAGGTCGTCGAGGTGCAGAAGTACGGTCGCGAGCCGATTTCGCTGCACACCCCGCTGGGTGAAGACGGCGACAGCGAGTTCGGTGACCTCATCGAAGACACCGAAGCGGTCGTTCCGGCCGACGCGGTGGGCTTCACCATGCTGCAGAAGCAGTTGGAGTCGCTGCTGGATTCGCTCTCCGAACGTGAGGCGGGCGTCATCCGCATGCGCTTCGGGCTCGGCGACGGCATGCCGAAGACGCTGGACCAGATCGGTGACACGTTCGGCGTGACGCGTGAGCGCATTCGCCAGATCGAGTCGAAGACCATGGCGAAGCTTCGTCACCCGTCGCGCTCGCAGTCGCTGCGCGACTACCTCGAGTAA
- a CDS encoding MurT ligase domain-containing protein: MGVRTTTAVLVGRAVRVAARARGGGSAIPGNIALKIDPEFLQHSIARIPLGVVAVSGSNGKSTTTNMLAAILREHGLRVFTNPSGGNLPQGIASSVLASVSASGVLDADIAILEVDEGYGPKLTKMLKPTTVLLLNIQIDQLNRYHEPDRVVRMLAEVASTATKSLVLNRDDNHLVDLDSRLGAAFTSSRDVSFFGATPELIGASAHGLASADRFGDEAAGAGDREAAVTVTDLGDSQAVLGVDGTDIAVRLPARGLHYALDAAGATAAARSVLGARFRPGLVTAALNGLTTVYGRGELLRVDGEDIEIIMMKNPASLQLNLDSLESAPEQVFMAVDEGTPDPSWVYDIDLSSLDHVDVITGSKAWQFAVRFGYANIPVGTVDLDVRAAIKQFLALPRPAHGRKTMILNYEQMMLIRKILGFKELEGGGKA, translated from the coding sequence TTGGGCGTTCGCACCACGACGGCCGTTCTTGTCGGTCGCGCCGTACGCGTCGCTGCGCGTGCGCGCGGCGGCGGGTCGGCGATTCCGGGCAACATCGCGCTCAAGATCGATCCCGAGTTTCTGCAGCACAGCATCGCGCGCATTCCGCTCGGTGTGGTCGCGGTCTCCGGATCGAACGGCAAATCGACCACGACGAACATGCTCGCGGCCATCCTGCGCGAGCACGGCCTGAGGGTTTTCACGAACCCCTCCGGCGGCAACCTGCCGCAGGGAATCGCGTCGTCGGTACTGGCGTCGGTCTCGGCTTCGGGGGTGCTCGACGCCGACATCGCCATTCTCGAGGTCGACGAGGGGTATGGCCCGAAGCTCACGAAGATGCTGAAGCCGACGACCGTACTGCTGCTGAACATCCAGATCGACCAGCTGAACCGTTACCACGAGCCCGATCGGGTGGTGCGGATGCTCGCTGAAGTCGCCAGTACGGCCACGAAGTCGCTCGTGCTGAACCGCGACGACAACCATCTCGTCGACCTCGACTCCAGGCTCGGCGCAGCGTTCACCTCGTCTCGCGACGTGTCGTTCTTCGGGGCGACGCCTGAGCTCATCGGGGCTTCGGCCCACGGTCTGGCCTCGGCCGACCGGTTCGGAGACGAAGCAGCCGGAGCAGGCGACCGCGAGGCGGCGGTCACCGTCACCGACCTCGGCGACAGCCAAGCCGTGCTCGGCGTCGACGGAACCGACATCGCTGTTCGCTTGCCCGCCCGTGGCCTGCACTATGCGCTCGACGCCGCCGGAGCTACCGCCGCCGCTCGTTCGGTACTCGGTGCACGCTTTCGCCCGGGGCTCGTCACTGCCGCCCTCAACGGGCTCACCACGGTCTACGGCCGCGGCGAACTGCTGCGGGTCGACGGCGAAGACATCGAGATCATCATGATGAAGAACCCGGCGAGTCTGCAGCTGAACCTCGACTCGCTCGAGTCGGCGCCCGAGCAGGTCTTCATGGCGGTCGACGAAGGCACGCCCGATCCGTCGTGGGTGTACGACATCGATCTGTCGAGCCTCGACCACGTCGATGTCATCACCGGGTCGAAGGCCTGGCAGTTCGCCGTGCGCTTCGGTTACGCGAACATTCCCGTCGGCACGGTCGATCTCGACGTTCGCGCCGCCATCAAACAGTTTCTCGCTCTGCCTCGGCCGGCACACGGCCGCAAGACCATGATTCTGAACTATGAGCAGATGATGCTCATTCGTAAGATTCTCGGGTTCAAAGAACTCGAAGGCGGGGGCAAGGCATGA
- a CDS encoding type 1 glutamine amidotransferase has protein sequence MSEPLRILHLFPRTLGLNGESGNVEILRRRAESRGLTVEVTRLEDGDTVPSPVDLVFIGSGPVSAQVQTQAAVLAVAPALRELASSGVPFLAVGAGFQLLGTSITLADGAALVGASVFPVTTVVAGERVVGDFVVESQIGTLVGFENRGSYLDIGTATPIGQVVYGRGNVAAEGPGAGASAAAIAASGGTPASVVRVAPDARVEGFWVDNLIGTHLHGPVLANNPALADWLLSVALARRGETLPAATPDLVEIDRRAAEARATIAAAPLSE, from the coding sequence ATGAGCGAACCACTGCGCATCCTGCACCTGTTCCCGCGCACACTGGGGCTCAACGGCGAAAGCGGAAACGTCGAGATTCTGCGCCGCAGGGCCGAGTCCCGCGGGCTGACGGTCGAGGTGACTCGGCTCGAAGACGGTGACACCGTTCCTTCGCCGGTCGATCTGGTCTTCATCGGCAGCGGTCCCGTCTCTGCGCAGGTGCAGACGCAGGCTGCTGTGCTGGCGGTCGCTCCGGCGCTGCGAGAGCTGGCCTCATCCGGTGTGCCGTTTCTCGCCGTGGGAGCCGGGTTTCAGTTGCTCGGCACGTCGATCACGCTTGCCGACGGTGCGGCGCTGGTCGGGGCATCCGTTTTTCCGGTGACCACGGTGGTCGCGGGCGAGCGCGTGGTGGGCGACTTCGTCGTCGAGTCACAGATCGGCACCCTGGTGGGGTTCGAGAACCGTGGTTCGTACCTCGACATCGGCACAGCGACGCCCATCGGGCAAGTGGTCTACGGGCGCGGTAACGTCGCGGCCGAGGGCCCCGGTGCCGGTGCGTCGGCGGCGGCGATCGCGGCCTCGGGTGGTACGCCCGCCTCGGTGGTGCGCGTGGCTCCGGATGCCCGCGTCGAAGGATTCTGGGTCGACAACCTCATCGGCACCCACCTGCACGGGCCGGTTCTCGCGAACAACCCGGCCCTCGCCGACTGGCTGCTTTCGGTCGCCCTCGCCCGTCGCGGCGAGACCCTCCCCGCGGCGACGCCCGACCTCGTCGAGATCGACCGCCGCGCCGCCGAGGCGCGCGCCACCATCGCGGCCGCCCCTCTCTCCGAGTAA
- a CDS encoding helix-turn-helix domain-containing protein — protein sequence MKHSEGSGDISAENSDLNAVLHAVGPRLRALRTARQRSLAEVAQNAGMSVSTLSRLESGQRRATLELLLPLAREYGVPLDELVGAPATGDPRIHIRPLRRHGQTILPLSRGATGVQAFKHIIPASAPQGDPVPRTHPGHEWVYVLKGSLRLVLGEHDLLLAAGEVAEFATDIPHWFGRAGTEPVEFLSLFGPQGERMHVRASPA from the coding sequence ATGAAGCATAGCGAGGGTTCCGGCGACATCTCCGCCGAAAACAGCGATCTCAACGCTGTGTTGCATGCCGTCGGGCCGCGACTTCGGGCCCTGCGAACCGCGCGGCAGCGCAGCCTCGCCGAGGTGGCGCAGAACGCGGGAATGTCGGTCAGCACGCTGAGCCGGCTCGAGTCGGGCCAGCGCCGTGCGACGCTCGAGTTGCTGCTGCCCTTGGCGCGAGAGTACGGCGTTCCGCTCGATGAGCTGGTCGGGGCTCCGGCGACGGGAGACCCGCGCATCCACATCCGTCCGCTGCGGCGCCACGGGCAGACGATTCTGCCGCTCAGCCGTGGAGCGACCGGGGTTCAGGCGTTCAAGCACATCATTCCCGCTTCTGCGCCGCAGGGCGATCCGGTGCCGCGAACGCACCCCGGCCACGAGTGGGTCTACGTGCTCAAGGGATCGCTGCGCCTCGTTCTCGGCGAGCACGACCTGCTGCTCGCCGCCGGCGAAGTGGCGGAGTTCGCCACCGACATCCCGCACTGGTTCGGCCGCGCCGGCACCGAGCCCGTCGAGTTTCTGAGCCTCTTCGGCCCCCAGGGCGAGCGGATGCACGTGCGCGCCTCCCCCGCCTGA